In Erigeron canadensis isolate Cc75 chromosome 8, C_canadensis_v1, whole genome shotgun sequence, the DNA window ATGATATACTGATTACTGAGTAATAAACATGTGTCTCATATATATCGATGATATACTAATACTATTTTTGtctttctataaataaataaataaaaagaaaatatattgcATCATAAAAGAAGAAACAATTACTCGTACATATTAAGAAAATTTAACTACCTAAAACATACAGATCGAATAATGACTTAATTAATGATCAGTAACAAGAGTTGGATTACTTGTAAGTAGTTTTGTTAGGAGGGATCGGAGTGAATTACATATCTCGGATTACTAAAAAAACACCAAGCTAAGCTAAATCTACCCATCAAAATCCTCCTCTActctttttactttcataatgttacattttctttttcatatcaTAAGTTTCATTCTAAAAATAACCATGTACTAACTAAAACCAAAAGTAACACCCATGACCCATATTATCTTTTCTTTCTAATTAccaaaacaaagaaagaaagttaATTGGATTAgttgttaattaattactagTACTTAATTAAAGCCACAGTGCACCTGCCTCTTTAAGTAGAGGCACAAGTGTACCATTAATATGAGAAGCCATAACTCTATCCATTGCTCCAACAAGCTTGCCACCAACAAACACCACGGGCACCGGTGAGGTGGTCCCAAGAACCCTCATTAGTGCTTTCTCCATTTCTTTCCCTAAGGGTTGTTGGTCAAGCTCATAAACGGTTGGGTTGACGCCCATGCCACAAAACAGACGTTTTATGGCATGGCACATGCAACAGCCGCTGAGGCTGAATATGACCACTGCGTTCTCGGAAGCGAGGCGTTCGATACGGTGTAACGGGTCGGTAATGGTGGTCGTGTGTGGCAAGTAGGTACCCCATGATTCGGTTTGGTAATGCATACTTTTTTGAAAATGAGAGGAAAATGATGAGGTATATATTAtgatttgttaatttgtttgtgGGATTGTTATTGGGTTGGGATGTGGGGTATTTATAGAATGGATATGTGGGTCCAGGTGAGTTGAGTAGAGGAATATGATGATAGAGGTCCAAAACATACCTCATGCATACACTTTAATTGATGTGATGCTAGTCTATAAGCTAaagaatgtttatttatttagtcTAACATGCATGTAACTCTTGAGTAACGAGGTCATCTCTCCAAAAGCAAGAGGCCTACTCAAACATACCGTCCATCTTAATGACAAGTAACATACTCTTTCAGCATACTGATCGAAGTATCGAACTATTATATTAAACTCTTTTTATTTCCAAGTTACCAACATATTAAACCCAATTTTCCAGCCAATGGCACATTATCACCATCGATACatattacgagtatttaattaataaaccttTGAAGGAGTAGCCAGGATTCGATCCTGATGTGGGCACACAAAAATTGTGCCTGTTAACcagttatctttttatttttaaaaattatatatgttgtaattAATATCTTAGACATTTGTATAAACCTTTTCTTCTGAtccatatttttgtttttaaccaTTTATCATGATTTAATCGTTAAAAAGCTAGAATTATATCCACACAGTATGCGACGGTGGATTGCTTAGATATTTGAAACTCAAGTTAAAATTaaaccttttaatttaaaaacaaatttcaaagttTCACCCGAGACACGAAGTTATAGGTGGCAGCAGTCGGTTTTTTTAAAatggaaatgattaatcttcctaaCCAAATAACCTagctaataatcctcctaatcatGAAATGATAACACCTtgaaaaatcagggggtaagattaaagagaattagtagatatcatatgtcaccttcttaatgtattaggaggattattaagctatttggttagaaagatttatcattttctttttcaaaatgcaAGCTTTAGATCGATTAGAATTATGTTCTGCTATGGTGGTAAAGTGAACCATTTTAGCTTATTTTTCTAATTAgatattatgtttttgttttcaagttaattgactttgactttcttGTATATTAATAAGATTAAATTAATATAGAAAATTGTTTGATGTAATAGTAAAATagtaatttcttttatatgtaatattttgagAATTAAAGGAAAAAccatgtgtttttaaaaaaaatgtatatccttacataaactatttttaaaatataatataatactccatatttatttatttaataataaacaatATACAGTAACTTTTTTTTGGGATAGCAATAAACAACATAGCTAGCGTTTATTGGTGCATGGTAgtcattaaataaaaatgtatatattttgatgaaagGGAGTTAAGAAGGGGGTGTAGGAGCTAAATTTAGAAAAGGTTTGTCTGGTAAAGTGAAGAGCGCGTGCCATGGAGAAAAAAGAAGTCAGATCAACGCCAGATACGCCCATGCCCATCCATTACTACTACTCTAGCTTACAATGCATTGCAATTCACTGCTGTTGTTCAaagaataaatattaaaattaaaatccaCTGCTGgttatattacatttttatcCTCAATACCATCAAATTTATCATCAAACTCAaatttactcaaattcatgtAATCAT includes these proteins:
- the LOC122579252 gene encoding glutaredoxin-C3; this encodes MHYQTESWGTYLPHTTTITDPLHRIERLASENAVVIFSLSGCCMCHAIKRLFCGMGVNPTVYELDQQPLGKEMEKALMRVLGTTSPVPVVFVGGKLVGAMDRVMASHINGTLVPLLKEAGALWL